In Cynocephalus volans isolate mCynVol1 chromosome 3, mCynVol1.pri, whole genome shotgun sequence, one DNA window encodes the following:
- the CCNB2 gene encoding G2/mitotic-specific cyclin-B2: MALLRRPTVSGDLENIDTGVNSKAKSHVTIRRAVLEEIGNRVTTRAAQVAKKAQNTKVPVQPTKTTNVNKQLKPTASVKPVQMEMLAPKGPSPTPEDISMKEENLCQAFSDALLCKIEDIDNEDWENPQLCSDYVKDIYQYLRQLEVLQSISPHFLDGRDINGRMRAILVDWLVQVHSKFRLLQETLYMCVAIIDRFLQVQPVSRKKLQLVGITALLLASKYEEMFSPNIEDFVYITDNAYTSSQIREMETLILKELKFELGRPLPLHFLRRASKAGEVDVEQHTLAKYLMELTLVDYDMVHYHPSKVAAAASCLSQKVLGQGKWNLKQQYYTGYTENEVLEVMQHMAKNVVKVNENLTKFIAVKNKYASSKLLKISTIPQLNSKAVKDLASPLMGKS; encoded by the exons CTGTTTTAGAAGAGATTGGAAATAGAGTTACAACCAGAGCAGCACAAGTAGCTAAG AAAGCTCAGAACACCAAAGTACCAGTTCAACCCACCAAAACAACAAATGTCAACAAACAACTGAAACCTACTGCTTCTGTGAAACCAGTACAGATGGAAATGTTGGCCCCAAAG GGTCCTTCTCCCACACCTGAGGATATCTCCATGAAGGAAGAGAACCTCTGCCAAGCTTTTTCCGATGCCTTGCTCTGCAAAATCGAGGATATTGATAATGAAGATTGGGAGAACCCTCAGCTCTGCAGTGACTACGTTAAGGATATCTACCAGTATCTAAGGCAGCTTGAG GTTTTGCAATCCATAAGCCCACACTTCTTAGATGGAAGAGATATAAATGGACGTATGCGTGCCATCCTGGTTGACTGGCTGGTGCAAGTCCACTCCAAGTTTAGGCTTCTGCAGGAGACTCTGTACATGTGTGTTGCCATCATAGATCGGTTTTTACAG GTTCAGCCAGTATCACGTAAGAAGCTTCAACTGGTTGGGATTACCGCTCTGCTCTTGGCTTCCAAGTATGAGGAGATGTTTTCTCCAAATATTGAAGACTTCGTTTATATCACTGACAATGCTTATACCAGTTCCCAAATCCGAGAAATGGAAACTCTAATTTTGAAAGAACTGAAATTTGAGTTGGGTCGACCCTTGCCACTACACTTCTTAAGGCGAGCATCAAAAGCCGGGGAG GTTGATGTTGAACAGCACACGTTAGCCAAATATTTGATGGAGCTGACTCTTGTTGACTACGACATGGTGCATTATCACCCTTCTAAGGTAGCAGCAGCCGCTTCCTGTTTGTCTCAGAAGGTTCTAGGCCAAGGAAAATGG AACTTGAAGCAGCAGTATTACACGGGATACACAGAGAATGAAGTACTGGAAGTCATGCAGCACATGGCCAAAAATGTGGTGAAAGTCAATGAAAACTTAACTAAATTCATC GCCGTCAAGAATAAGTATGCAAGCAGCAAACTCCTGAAGATCAGCACGATCCCTCAGCTGAACTCAAAAGCCGTCAAAGACCTCGCCTCGCCTCTGATGGGAAAGTCCTAG